One region of Hymenobacter sediminicola genomic DNA includes:
- a CDS encoding carboxypeptidase-like regulatory domain-containing protein — translation MRLLQTALLIFFIGLLSGCEFRRESIRDVAVEIRVVDAATGKPIQGAEVLIVGIYDGPHRGTADGDSLIQAVTPATGLVKASLLQARVVGVAAQAPGYLPARQKVEVNQPVLAVTIPLRRAKPNTTLSKHLYYHLGLINDEELGHIYVDDSLRADIGSPVEIVMDYRYQERDVKIPDSYGINLSTARTSRDTTVCDVWLEPGPNNSQPTVFIAGGKGGIIPIINLHYSPSVVFDFDEAPATGYQKRYVLTGKENGFFIKTRDGNHYGKFFLSGTWSNFQAGAYEKDEPYNVYRWQGSCLFQSDGSRNLRVEPMRVNLLYFLRKDIP, via the coding sequence ATGCGGTTATTACAAACAGCTCTGCTTATTTTCTTCATCGGCCTTCTATCTGGGTGCGAGTTCCGCCGGGAAAGTATCCGGGATGTAGCAGTAGAAATTCGGGTGGTAGATGCTGCTACCGGCAAGCCAATTCAGGGTGCCGAAGTACTGATTGTGGGCATTTACGATGGACCGCACAGGGGCACCGCCGATGGTGACTCCCTGATTCAGGCCGTGACGCCGGCTACCGGGCTGGTAAAGGCTTCCCTGCTACAAGCCCGTGTTGTGGGAGTAGCAGCGCAGGCCCCCGGCTATCTGCCGGCGCGACAGAAGGTTGAAGTTAACCAGCCGGTTCTGGCAGTTACCATTCCGCTCCGCCGAGCAAAGCCGAATACCACGCTCAGTAAGCATTTGTATTACCATCTGGGTCTAATCAATGACGAAGAGCTAGGTCACATTTATGTAGATGATTCCTTACGGGCGGATATTGGCAGTCCTGTGGAAATAGTAATGGATTACCGCTACCAGGAAAGAGACGTTAAGATTCCCGACAGCTACGGAATAAACCTATCCACTGCGCGTACTAGCCGGGACACCACGGTATGCGACGTATGGCTGGAGCCGGGCCCGAACAACTCGCAGCCCACCGTATTCATTGCGGGTGGAAAAGGAGGAATAATTCCTATCATCAATCTGCACTACTCTCCCTCAGTAGTATTCGATTTCGATGAGGCTCCCGCCACCGGCTACCAAAAGCGGTATGTATTAACGGGTAAGGAAAACGGCTTTTTTATCAAAACCCGGGATGGGAACCATTACGGTAAGTTTTTTCTAAGTGGCACTTGGAGCAATTTTCAAGCAGGAGCCTACGAAAAAGATGAACCATACAATGTATACCGGTGGCAAGGAAGCTGTCTGTTTCAATCGGATGGCAGCCGGAATCTGAGGGTTGAGCCCATGAGAGTTAATCTGCTCTACTTCTTGCGGAAGGATATTCCTTAA
- the hutU gene encoding urocanate hydratase — protein MAFLMPPSALDTPELNLEATSQSSAADKPTTRPMYYEYKPEETVRAQHGTTLRCKTWEAEAALRMLENNLDPAVSLVYDELIVYGGAGRAARNWKEYQTIVKTLKNLEADETMLVQSGKAVGVLRTWAHAPRVLIANSNIVPAWSTQEYFDELDKLGLMMYGQMTAGSWIYIATQGILQGTYETFAAVGDKHFNGTLAGTVTVTAGLGGMSGAQPLAVTMNDGVCLVIEPIDERVKQKVREGYLDEQARDLSHALELCEQYKAARKGWSIGLTGNAATVLPQLLEQGYKVDIVTDQTSAHDLMDYIPEGDIDAVLQLRKDNPEEFKRQALASIMKHCQAIIDMQAAGSVALDYGNNLRGQAEKGGLQVRDENGQFLYPGFVPGYIRPLFCEGKGPFRWAALSGDPQDILRIDRALLETFPDNKMLARWIEKAQAKVPFIGLPARVCWLGYGEREKFGLVINDLVARGEVSAPIVIGRDHLDCGSVASPNRETEGMKDGSDAVADWPLLNALANTASGADWVSLHNGGGVGIGNSTHSGMVIVATGTPEKAERLRRVLTTDPGMGVFRHADAGYELAQQVAEERGVKIPGRE, from the coding sequence CGACAAGCCCACCACGCGGCCCATGTACTATGAGTACAAGCCGGAGGAAACGGTACGTGCCCAGCACGGCACCACGCTGCGCTGCAAAACCTGGGAAGCCGAGGCGGCCCTGCGCATGCTGGAAAATAACCTCGACCCCGCGGTGAGCCTCGTGTACGACGAGCTGATTGTGTATGGGGGCGCCGGCCGCGCCGCACGCAACTGGAAAGAGTACCAGACCATCGTCAAAACCCTCAAAAACCTGGAAGCCGACGAAACCATGCTGGTGCAGTCGGGTAAGGCGGTGGGCGTGCTGCGCACCTGGGCCCACGCCCCGCGCGTGCTCATTGCCAACTCCAACATTGTGCCGGCCTGGAGCACCCAAGAGTATTTTGATGAGCTGGATAAGCTGGGCCTGATGATGTACGGGCAAATGACGGCCGGCTCCTGGATTTACATTGCCACCCAGGGCATCCTGCAGGGCACCTACGAAACCTTCGCGGCGGTAGGAGACAAGCATTTCAACGGTACGTTGGCTGGCACCGTCACTGTGACGGCCGGCCTCGGCGGTATGTCGGGCGCGCAGCCGCTGGCCGTGACCATGAACGACGGCGTGTGCCTAGTGATTGAGCCCATTGATGAGCGGGTGAAACAGAAAGTGCGCGAAGGCTACCTCGACGAGCAGGCCCGCGACCTAAGCCACGCTCTGGAACTGTGCGAGCAGTACAAAGCCGCCCGCAAGGGCTGGTCCATCGGCCTCACCGGCAACGCCGCCACCGTACTGCCCCAGCTATTGGAGCAGGGTTACAAAGTAGACATCGTGACGGACCAGACCTCCGCCCACGACCTGATGGACTACATTCCAGAGGGCGACATTGATGCCGTATTGCAGCTGCGCAAGGACAACCCCGAGGAGTTCAAGCGCCAGGCCCTGGCTTCCATCATGAAGCACTGCCAGGCCATCATCGACATGCAGGCCGCCGGCTCCGTGGCCCTCGACTACGGCAACAACCTGCGCGGGCAGGCCGAAAAAGGCGGCCTGCAGGTGCGCGACGAAAACGGGCAATTCCTGTACCCCGGCTTCGTGCCCGGCTACATCCGCCCGCTGTTCTGCGAGGGCAAAGGCCCCTTCCGCTGGGCGGCCCTCAGCGGCGACCCGCAGGACATCCTGCGCATCGACCGCGCCCTGCTCGAAACCTTCCCTGACAACAAGATGCTGGCCCGCTGGATCGAGAAGGCCCAGGCCAAGGTGCCCTTCATCGGCCTGCCCGCCCGCGTGTGCTGGCTGGGCTACGGCGAGCGGGAAAAGTTCGGCCTGGTCATCAATGACCTAGTGGCCCGCGGCGAAGTATCGGCCCCCATCGTCATCGGCCGGGACCACCTCGACTGCGGCTCTGTGGCCTCGCCCAACCGCGAAACCGAGGGCATGAAGGACGGCTCCGACGCCGTAGCCGATTGGCCCCTGCTCAACGCCCTGGCCAACACCGCCTCCGGTGCCGACTGGGTGAGCCTGCACAACGGCGGCGGCGTGGGCATCGGCAACAGCACGCACTCCGGCATGGTCATCGTAGCGACAGGAACCCCCGAAAAAGCCGAGCGCCTGCGCCGCGTGCTCACCACCGACCCCGGCATGGGCGTCTTCCGCCACGCTGATGCGGGCTACGAGCTGGCCCAGCAAGTTGCTGAGGAGCGCGGCGTGAAGATTCCGGGACGGGAGTAG